Proteins found in one Pyxidicoccus trucidator genomic segment:
- a CDS encoding GNAT family N-acetyltransferase, with amino-acid sequence MVLRPDTLGPYVERLRRLEQGILYPLADGADHFFIDHGPEYHPFFSSMGDAYFLLALRGDELLGSVTGVARQVFHGTRSLDALYICDLKVAQAARGTGLSRRLIFQGLTHLFRIPELRRTRFLYGAAMRGARGDVMRTARGWNPLRLGRPASRLALYFVPPSKLAELDPRGGPERPLGDGLRLGPAPGRRLQGSGWCTTAGSKDLQRLSTRSAWPLVHLAASPEAWPHGWAAYLRACGAELAERSGDALACFSIDERLEDHVGWLRGAGVAPDSVCTVYSLDLTFPVEAPAWVHLPSSEI; translated from the coding sequence GTGGTTCTCCGTCCCGACACGCTCGGGCCCTATGTCGAGCGGCTCCGGCGGCTGGAGCAGGGCATCCTCTATCCGCTCGCGGATGGGGCCGACCACTTCTTCATCGACCACGGGCCGGAGTACCACCCGTTCTTCTCGTCCATGGGGGACGCGTACTTCCTGCTCGCCCTGCGCGGTGACGAGCTGCTGGGCTCGGTGACCGGGGTGGCCCGTCAGGTCTTCCACGGCACGCGCTCGCTGGACGCGCTCTACATCTGCGACCTCAAGGTGGCGCAGGCCGCACGCGGCACGGGGCTCTCGCGGAGGCTCATCTTCCAGGGGCTCACACACCTGTTCCGCATCCCCGAGCTGCGCCGTACCCGGTTCCTGTATGGCGCCGCCATGCGAGGGGCACGGGGAGACGTGATGCGCACTGCGCGGGGGTGGAATCCACTGCGGCTGGGCAGGCCGGCGAGTCGGCTTGCGCTCTACTTCGTGCCTCCCTCGAAGCTCGCGGAGCTGGACCCGCGAGGTGGGCCCGAGCGTCCCCTCGGCGATGGGCTTCGCCTGGGACCCGCCCCCGGGCGAAGGCTCCAAGGTTCGGGCTGGTGCACCACGGCGGGGAGCAAGGACCTGCAGCGGCTCTCGACGCGAAGTGCCTGGCCGCTCGTCCACCTGGCGGCGTCCCCCGAGGCCTGGCCGCACGGCTGGGCGGCGTACCTTCGCGCATGTGGCGCGGAGCTGGCGGAGCGGAGCGGGGACGCGCTGGCCTGCTTCAGCATCGACGAGCGGCTGGAGGACCATGTCGGCTGGCTGCGGGGCGCGGGCGTGGCCCCCGACTCGGTGTGTACCGTCTATTCTCTCGACCTCACCTTCCCGGTAGAAGCGCCAGCATGGGTGCACCTTCCCTCGTCCGAAATCTGA
- a CDS encoding TenA family transcriptional regulator: MGAPSLVRNLKLRRYIAGLKAEWNALDMPYLRSLRDGSFEREDFLETQVHFFAAVAHFSRPMAILASRLPRPDQRLPLVENMFDEHGRGNLGHGHERTFLVLLERLGVVVGRASRTPWPEVRAFNAALTGLAAFDTPLTGLAVFGIIEDLFSGISLELGRGIVARGWLEAEEVTHYPTHATLDEEHAEGFYRQLDGPYGEDPRTEEEIEQGLVLGGHLFLRLYEDLYRARGRRD; this comes from the coding sequence ATGGGTGCACCTTCCCTCGTCCGAAATCTGAAGCTGCGCCGCTACATCGCCGGGCTCAAGGCGGAGTGGAATGCGCTGGATATGCCCTACCTGCGTTCGCTGAGGGACGGCTCGTTCGAGCGCGAGGACTTCCTCGAGACCCAGGTCCACTTCTTCGCCGCGGTGGCGCACTTCTCGCGGCCGATGGCCATCCTCGCCAGCCGCCTGCCCCGGCCCGACCAGCGCCTGCCGCTGGTGGAGAACATGTTCGACGAGCACGGGCGGGGGAATCTGGGCCACGGCCATGAGCGCACCTTCCTGGTGCTCCTCGAACGGCTCGGCGTGGTGGTGGGCCGGGCCAGTCGCACACCCTGGCCGGAGGTGCGCGCCTTCAACGCCGCGCTGACGGGCCTTGCCGCGTTCGACACGCCGCTCACGGGGCTCGCGGTGTTCGGCATCATCGAGGACCTGTTCAGCGGCATCTCGCTGGAGCTGGGACGCGGCATCGTCGCTCGCGGTTGGCTGGAGGCCGAGGAGGTGACGCACTACCCCACGCACGCCACGCTCGACGAGGAGCACGCGGAAGGCTTCTACCGCCAGCTCGACGGGCCGTATGGAGAGGACCCTCGCACCGAGGAGGAAATCGAGCAGGGCCTCGTCCTGGGAGGACACCTCTTCCTGCGTCTCTACGAAGACCTCTACCGCGCGCGTGGGCGCCGCGACTGA
- a CDS encoding YigZ family protein produces MGAATDAAMDEKRYPIPAGLHRVEQDIQRSRFITTAAHAPTVEEAKAFIARIREEFPDANHNCWAYVVGPPGSTAQVGMSDDGEPHGTAGRPMLTALLHGGVGDVAVVVTRYFGGTLLGKGGLVRAYTASVQQALEDLPTTERVRKVRLAVELEYASIDGVRRLLPEYEVQVVSEEYAATVGYRFELPVTRVDAFRTALTDLTLGQVLIEVVEPEG; encoded by the coding sequence GTGGGCGCCGCGACTGACGCCGCCATGGACGAGAAGCGCTACCCCATTCCGGCGGGGCTCCACCGGGTGGAGCAGGACATCCAGCGGAGCCGCTTCATCACCACGGCCGCCCACGCGCCCACGGTGGAGGAGGCGAAGGCCTTCATCGCCCGCATCCGCGAGGAGTTCCCGGACGCGAACCACAACTGCTGGGCCTACGTCGTGGGCCCGCCCGGCTCGACGGCCCAGGTGGGCATGAGCGACGACGGTGAGCCTCACGGCACTGCGGGCCGGCCAATGCTCACCGCGTTGCTGCACGGCGGGGTGGGGGACGTCGCCGTGGTCGTCACCCGCTACTTCGGAGGGACGCTGCTCGGGAAGGGCGGGCTGGTGCGGGCCTACACCGCCTCCGTCCAGCAGGCGCTGGAGGACCTGCCCACCACCGAGCGTGTGCGCAAGGTCCGACTCGCCGTCGAGCTGGAGTACGCGAGCATCGACGGTGTGCGCCGGCTGCTGCCCGAGTACGAGGTCCAGGTGGTGTCCGAGGAGTACGCCGCCACGGTGGGCTACCGCTTCGAGCTCCCCGTCACGCGGGTGGACGCGTTCCGGACCGCGCTGACCGACCTGACCCTGGGACAGGTGCTCATCGAGGTGGTGGAGCCCGAAGGTTGA
- a CDS encoding replication-associated recombination protein A has protein sequence MSAGPDLFSASVDVNRFAPLAERMRPRTPDEFIGQTHLLGPGAPLRQLMERKAIVSSLFWGPPGVGKTTLARMLASSVDAEFVILSAVSDGIPRIREVVAEAERQRNQYSRRTVLFVDEIHRWAKNVQEQALPHVESGLLVLLGATTENVSFEVRPALISRCRVFQLKELTLADIQGALTRALADGKKGLGARKLTVGEDALTLLAKGGAGDVRKALGALELAASLTADGAEVTLETAREAVGTSLSRHDKDGDEHFDLLSALQKSCRGSNAQGAIFWAAKLLQTGDVVSLWRRLKVIAVEDVGLAMPEAITIVRACEESFHSIGMPEGRLFVAHAVVTLATAKKSNRAYQAMNAAMEALEQNPNAAPPLHLRNAPTELMKELGHGKGYQPPWNFKDHYAPGQTYLPAPLERSVFYRPSKEGYEAEVHERMTQWWREDKAAKDE, from the coding sequence ATGAGCGCAGGCCCCGACCTCTTCTCCGCTTCCGTCGATGTGAACCGCTTCGCGCCGCTGGCGGAGCGGATGCGCCCGCGCACGCCTGACGAGTTCATCGGGCAGACCCACCTGCTCGGACCCGGTGCGCCGCTGCGGCAGCTCATGGAGCGGAAGGCGATTGTGTCGTCCCTGTTCTGGGGGCCACCGGGCGTGGGCAAGACGACGCTCGCGCGCATGCTGGCGTCGAGCGTGGACGCGGAGTTCGTCATCCTCTCCGCCGTCTCTGACGGCATCCCCCGCATCCGCGAGGTGGTGGCGGAGGCCGAGCGTCAGCGCAACCAGTACTCGCGGCGGACCGTCCTCTTCGTCGACGAAATCCACCGCTGGGCGAAGAACGTGCAGGAGCAGGCGCTGCCCCACGTGGAGAGCGGGCTGCTCGTCCTGCTGGGGGCCACGACGGAGAACGTGAGCTTCGAGGTGCGCCCCGCGCTCATCAGCCGGTGCCGCGTCTTCCAGCTCAAGGAGCTCACCCTGGCGGACATCCAGGGCGCGCTCACCCGCGCGCTCGCGGACGGGAAGAAGGGGCTCGGGGCCCGCAAGCTGACGGTGGGAGAGGACGCGCTGACCCTGCTGGCGAAGGGGGGCGCGGGGGATGTCCGCAAGGCGCTGGGCGCGCTGGAGCTGGCGGCCAGCCTCACCGCCGATGGCGCGGAAGTCACGCTGGAGACGGCGCGCGAGGCGGTGGGCACCAGCCTGTCCCGCCATGACAAGGACGGGGACGAGCACTTCGACCTGCTGAGCGCGCTCCAGAAGTCGTGTCGCGGGTCCAACGCACAGGGCGCCATCTTCTGGGCGGCGAAGCTGCTCCAGACGGGCGATGTCGTGTCGCTGTGGCGCCGCCTCAAGGTGATTGCCGTGGAGGACGTGGGCCTGGCGATGCCCGAGGCCATCACCATCGTCCGGGCCTGCGAGGAGAGCTTCCACTCCATCGGGATGCCGGAGGGGCGACTCTTCGTCGCGCACGCGGTTGTCACGCTGGCCACGGCGAAGAAGAGCAACCGCGCCTACCAGGCGATGAATGCGGCGATGGAGGCGCTGGAGCAGAACCCCAACGCCGCGCCTCCGCTCCACCTCCGCAACGCGCCCACGGAGCTGATGAAGGAGCTGGGCCACGGGAAGGGCTACCAGCCTCCGTGGAACTTCAAGGACCACTACGCGCCGGGGCAGACGTACCTGCCCGCGCCGCTGGAGCGCTCCGTCTTCTACCGCCCGAGCAAGGAAGGCTACGAGGCGGAGGTCCACGAGCGCATGACGCAGTGGTGGCGCGAGGACAAGGCGGCGAAGGACGAGTAG
- a CDS encoding lycopene cyclase domain-containing protein: MPYEFLVLSVLFLVPGSCFWFLRPDLRPLMKQTVGVSLPFAATERLFYPEYWTPRFLFGLADRIGFGIEDVLFVAGLGAFSSTAYAVAFRRTLAPHGASTKPWRRAVGAFALALSVTGVLLVAGVSILYAAVATMVSISTALLLTRRDLGVPGLLGALVSAAIYLGLCLVFAALVPGVFERTWKPSLLLPGRLLGVPLDEVLYGLGAGFGATVVPAWAFGWRFVPSQTRTT; the protein is encoded by the coding sequence GTGCCCTACGAGTTCCTCGTCCTGTCGGTGCTGTTCCTGGTGCCGGGGAGCTGCTTCTGGTTCCTACGCCCGGACCTGCGCCCGCTGATGAAGCAGACCGTGGGCGTGTCCCTGCCCTTCGCCGCGACGGAGAGGCTCTTCTATCCGGAGTACTGGACGCCCCGCTTCCTGTTCGGGCTGGCGGACCGCATCGGCTTTGGCATCGAGGACGTGCTGTTCGTCGCGGGCCTGGGCGCCTTCTCCTCCACGGCCTACGCCGTCGCGTTCCGCCGCACGCTGGCGCCTCACGGTGCGTCCACGAAGCCGTGGCGGCGGGCCGTGGGGGCCTTCGCGCTGGCCTTGTCAGTGACAGGGGTGCTCCTCGTGGCGGGCGTGTCCATCCTCTACGCCGCGGTAGCCACCATGGTGTCCATCTCCACGGCCCTGCTGCTGACGCGCCGGGACCTGGGGGTGCCGGGCCTGCTCGGAGCGCTGGTGTCGGCCGCCATCTACCTGGGGCTGTGCCTCGTCTTCGCGGCGCTCGTGCCCGGTGTCTTCGAGCGCACCTGGAAGCCCAGCCTGCTGCTGCCGGGCCGGCTCCTGGGTGTCCCGCTCGACGAGGTGCTGTACGGGCTGGGCGCGGGCTTCGGTGCCACGGTCGTCCCGGCGTGGGCCTTCGGCTGGCGCTTCGTCCCCTCGCAAACCAGGACCACGTAG
- a CDS encoding prenyltransferase, which produces MTALRAWLQASRLPSQSYIALPLLLGQFVASRLMGRPLDLGTLLCVQLFGLLDQLFIVYANDWADQETDRRNQTATLFSGGSRVLVEGRLSPRAIGTAALVCAGGLLAVSTGLAVTRGVPLLVPLAMGALALLWAYSYPPLRLSYRGGGEFLQMVGVSGILPLYGYLAQGGDLGRFPWWLIACLLPTHLACAIATALPDEPSDRESRKLTLPARVGGERAAWCIVALNALTLAMAPLGLEAVGLRVDPWLLLPALAALGVVLTRPAPPGSRRMVVRVAAAITATVAMVSLPLVGLAFR; this is translated from the coding sequence ATGACGGCCCTCAGGGCCTGGCTCCAGGCCTCGCGGCTGCCCTCGCAGTCCTACATCGCGCTCCCGCTGCTACTCGGACAGTTCGTCGCGAGCCGGTTGATGGGGCGCCCGCTGGACCTGGGGACGCTGCTCTGCGTCCAGCTCTTCGGGCTGCTCGACCAGCTCTTCATCGTCTACGCCAACGACTGGGCGGACCAGGAGACGGACCGCCGCAACCAGACGGCCACCCTGTTCTCCGGCGGCTCTCGCGTGCTGGTGGAAGGGCGGCTCTCGCCCCGAGCGATTGGCACCGCCGCCCTCGTCTGCGCCGGAGGACTGCTGGCGGTGTCCACGGGGCTCGCGGTGACGCGGGGAGTGCCACTGCTCGTGCCTCTGGCGATGGGAGCGCTCGCGCTGCTGTGGGCCTACAGCTATCCGCCGCTGCGGCTGTCCTACCGGGGCGGCGGTGAGTTCCTGCAGATGGTGGGCGTGAGCGGCATCCTCCCGCTCTACGGCTATCTGGCGCAGGGAGGAGACCTCGGCCGCTTCCCGTGGTGGCTCATCGCGTGCCTGCTGCCGACGCACCTGGCCTGCGCCATCGCCACCGCGCTGCCCGACGAGCCGTCCGACCGTGAGAGCCGGAAGCTCACGCTCCCCGCGCGGGTGGGCGGTGAGCGCGCCGCGTGGTGCATCGTGGCGCTGAATGCGCTCACGCTGGCGATGGCCCCGCTCGGACTGGAGGCGGTGGGCCTGCGCGTGGACCCGTGGCTGTTGCTGCCCGCGCTGGCGGCCCTGGGCGTGGTGCTGACACGGCCCGCGCCGCCCGGCTCGCGGCGCATGGTGGTCCGCGTGGCTGCCGCCATCACCGCCACCGTGGCCATGGTGTCCCTCCCACTCGTCGGACTGGCGTTCCGCTGA
- a CDS encoding ferrochelatase, with product MRRLENELVARLERLEPLLGARASLAPDRARAPTPRELAERVTEGQGDEARLRAFTEGLCDIVEALAADFPENIFWDLEYPARCLWDAGEPTDMEAFTHRVVRLCHGFGARSTLRFRYAHDFLFGYDWARWVTREPAQRATIRPFDASFLEYLEGRRGELLALVASNDEKYSRLRGTEFRNPFGFSREPDEEARLHEALAREDLIPVKAWRQDGEPRWDRPFADLRTEAARRLGLSRGSPT from the coding sequence ATGAGGCGGCTCGAGAACGAGCTGGTCGCCCGGCTGGAGCGACTGGAGCCGCTGCTCGGTGCCCGGGCCTCGCTCGCGCCGGACCGGGCTCGCGCGCCCACGCCTCGCGAGCTGGCCGAGCGGGTGACGGAAGGTCAGGGTGACGAGGCACGGCTGCGGGCCTTCACGGAAGGCCTCTGCGACATCGTCGAGGCGCTCGCGGCGGACTTCCCGGAGAACATCTTCTGGGACCTGGAGTACCCGGCCCGCTGCCTGTGGGATGCCGGGGAGCCCACCGACATGGAGGCCTTCACGCACCGGGTGGTGCGGCTGTGCCACGGCTTCGGCGCCCGCTCCACGCTGCGCTTCCGCTACGCGCATGACTTCCTCTTCGGCTACGACTGGGCCCGCTGGGTGACGCGCGAGCCCGCCCAACGCGCCACCATTCGCCCCTTCGATGCGTCCTTCCTCGAATACCTCGAAGGCCGTCGGGGGGAGCTGCTCGCCCTCGTCGCCAGCAACGATGAGAAGTACTCGCGGCTGCGGGGCACGGAGTTCCGCAATCCCTTCGGCTTCTCACGGGAGCCCGACGAGGAAGCGCGACTCCACGAGGCACTTGCCCGGGAGGACCTCATCCCGGTGAAGGCGTGGCGCCAGGACGGAGAACCCCGGTGGGACCGGCCCTTCGCCGACCTGCGCACGGAGGCCGCGCGTCGGCTGGGGCTGTCACGCGGGAGCCCGACATGA
- a CDS encoding prenyltransferase has translation MRVESMGPGERWWYALKPASWPKVFVPALLGQAVGAAHAGGISVGALTFGVLWMLADVAFIVLLNDWGDRPVDTLKRRMFPQAGSPKTIPDGILPAGALLAAGLGAGVVALLVAAVAGPALERPLLLPLAALALFVFIAYTLPPLRLNYRGGGELLEMVGVGGVLPALHAYAQCGQWAPAGLVALWPGLLAMSLSSALASGLSDEESDRAGGKRTWASLRGNAAARRGAEALLVLGALLWLAAPWMAREAPRFVTVVPAAAVVLCFAARAWKRSPGAVTNAFGAQSAYKLELHRAIWWGTLALCGLLLLGGLGPLGASA, from the coding sequence ATGCGCGTCGAGTCAATGGGCCCAGGTGAGCGGTGGTGGTACGCCCTCAAGCCCGCGAGCTGGCCGAAAGTGTTCGTCCCCGCACTCCTCGGGCAGGCCGTAGGTGCCGCCCACGCGGGTGGCATCTCCGTGGGAGCGCTCACCTTCGGCGTGCTGTGGATGCTGGCGGACGTCGCCTTCATCGTCCTGCTCAATGACTGGGGCGACCGCCCGGTGGACACGCTCAAGCGCCGCATGTTCCCCCAGGCCGGCTCGCCCAAGACGATTCCGGACGGCATCCTCCCCGCGGGCGCCCTGCTCGCCGCCGGACTTGGCGCCGGAGTCGTGGCGCTGCTGGTGGCCGCCGTGGCGGGCCCCGCGCTGGAACGGCCGTTGCTGCTGCCCCTCGCCGCGCTGGCCCTGTTCGTCTTCATCGCCTACACGCTGCCGCCGCTGCGCCTCAACTACCGGGGCGGCGGCGAGCTGCTGGAGATGGTGGGCGTCGGAGGTGTGCTCCCCGCGCTCCATGCCTATGCGCAGTGCGGGCAGTGGGCTCCCGCCGGGCTCGTGGCGCTGTGGCCGGGGCTGCTCGCGATGTCTCTGTCGAGCGCCCTGGCCAGCGGCCTGTCCGACGAGGAGAGCGACCGCGCCGGAGGCAAGCGCACCTGGGCTTCGCTCCGGGGCAACGCGGCGGCGCGTCGGGGCGCGGAGGCCCTGCTGGTGCTGGGCGCGCTCCTCTGGCTCGCGGCGCCCTGGATGGCTCGCGAGGCACCGCGCTTCGTCACCGTCGTCCCCGCTGCCGCGGTGGTGCTGTGCTTCGCCGCCCGTGCCTGGAAGCGCAGCCCGGGCGCGGTGACGAATGCCTTTGGCGCGCAGTCCGCATACAAGCTGGAGCTGCACCGGGCCATCTGGTGGGGGACGCTCGCCCTGTGCGGCCTGCTCCTGCTCGGCGGCCTGGGCCCGCTCGGAGCGTCGGCATGA